One Drosophila willistoni isolate 14030-0811.24 chromosome 2R unlocalized genomic scaffold, UCI_dwil_1.1 Seg167, whole genome shotgun sequence DNA segment encodes these proteins:
- the LOC124460156 gene encoding protein kinase 4 codes for MKNAQLKLSEVDDDDELWLAVRLRHINSSSSSSNSNSNSSQQLKSLSTKKHHNSNSSNNNNNNTQSVVIQNVASNNENQQQQQQQQQQQHLDIRKISATTATTTIIISAL; via the exons ATGAAAAATGCACAACTGAAACTGAGTgaagttgatgatgatgatgagctGTGGCTGGCAGTGAGATTAAGGcacatcaacagcagcagcagcagcagcaacagcaacagcaacagcagtcAACAACTAAAGAGCTTAAGTACAAAAAAACATcataacagcaacagcagcaacaacaacaacaacaacactcaGTCGGTAGTGATACAAAATGTAGCCAGCAATAATGaaaaccagcagcagcaacaacagcaacagcagcaacaacatttaGACATTAGAAAAAtttcagcaacaacagcaacca caacaataataatcTCTGCTCTTTGA